Part of the Natrialbaceae archaeon AArc-T1-2 genome, TGGTTGCCCTCGCCGAAACAGAACATGAGCGCGTGTGGCATCGTTCCGCTTGCGTCCCGGCCGAGGAGGTCGCCCGCGGCGACGTGTGAGAAGCCGTCAAGCCCCGCGAGCAGGGCCGCACGTTCGACGACAGACGCGATCACCGGGTGGACGTGTCTGGCACCGAACGAGAGGACGGTCGACTCCGGAGCTGCACGGCGGGCCTCGAGTGCGGCCGTCGCGAAACCGCTCGGCTGAGAGAGCAAGCCAAGTAGTGCGGTCTCGAGTTCGCCGAACTCGAGGTAGGGACCCTCGATCCGCATCACCGGACCGCCGTCGAACAGGCGTCCGTCCCGGAGCGCGTCGACGTCGACCGCCCGTCCCGAGAGCAGGCGTGCGGCCTCGGAAACGCCGGTGAACACTTCGAACGAGCCCGTGGGAAACTGATCGGCGGTCACCTCGGCGACCACGTGGGGGTTCTCGCCGACGTGCTCGAGGGTCGTACGCGTTCGCTCGAAGTAGGCGTCGGTCGCCTCGCCGGCGAGGATCGCCTCGGACGATACGGTTCCGAACGGGTTTGACATACCCTCGCTTGCCAGTCCGAGGCGAAAAAGGTCCCGTCTCGGCTTACGGCGGTGCCGTCGCCGACTCGGTCGGCACACCGATGGCCACCGCCGTCGACGCGGCCGGCGACTCGAGCGATGGCGTCGCAGTCGACGCCTGTTCGCCGTCGTGGATCGCGTCCAGACTCTCGACGGTGGGACCACCCACGATCAGGACCTCGTCGCCCTCGAGTGAGATTTCGTAGGCTCCGGCGAAGGGGTCGCCGTCGGCGATCCGGTAGACGTCGTTGTCGTCGTCGACCGGCTCGGCGTCGTGTGCGGCGAGTAATTCGCGGTAGGCCTGTGCGAACCGTTCGGCGTCGTCGGCGCTTTCCCAGGCGAGTCGCCAGACGTGGCCGTGTCGGTCGCCGTTTCGGTAGGCGACGAACGTGTCGCCGCCCCAGCCGTTCGTGATCGGGTGGGAGTAGTTGTACTGGCTGTCGTCGTCGGCCCCGTCCTCGAGCGGTCGCTCGATGACGCCGTTCGCCCACAGCGTCGCGAACAGGGTCGCCTCGCCGACGGTGTGTTTCTGATCGCCGTTGCTGTCGGTGAGGGGCTCCCACCCGTCGGTCGACCGATCGGGGACGCCCACCTCGAGCGGGCGGTCGTCGGGGTACGTCTCGGGACGGATCAGCTGTGACGTACTCGCCGGCCGCTCCTCGTAGGCGGCGTCGACGGCGTCCCAGCCACCACTCTCGTGGAGGTGCTGTACGAACGCCGGCCCCTCGGAGTAGGGGGCGTACATCGAGAGGAACAGACCGGCGTTGAACGGTCGTTCGTCGGGATCGTCGGGGTCTGGCTCGACGTCCTCGAGACACTCCCACTCCGTCTCACAGCGGTCGTCGTACAGGGTCGGGAGATAGTCGGCTTCGCCCTCGATCAGCCCGGTCTCGGCGCGACGCTCGTCGAGGGTTTCGCCCTCGACCGAGAGGGCGAGTCGCTGGTCCTGTAACGCGTGGACGAGTTCGTGGACGAGCGTCGTCCGGTCAATCCGGGCGTCGTCGGGATCGTCGACGACGAGCGCGACCGTCCCGTCCTGGTAGTACCCCCGAATCGAATCACCGTAGAGCTCGTCGTAGGCCTCGTTGACGTCCGTCTCGCCGTCGACGACGAACGCGCCACGCCACAGTTCGTTCGTGGCCGGCTGTGCCGGTCGGACGTCGCGATCACGGTACTCGTCGCGGTCGACGATCTCGACGTCGACGGCTCGCTCGAACTTGTGACCGCGCAACACCTCGATCCGGGCCATCGCGCGGTAGGTGACCGCCTCGAGTTCGTCCTCGGAGAGCGTCTCGCTCCCGTCGAGACCGAAGGTGTCGTCGTAGCCGTACTCGTCGACGTAGCCGAGTTCGCGGTCGGTGTCGAGGCTGCCGTCCGAGACGGCGAACGGGGACGCACAGCCCGACAACGCGACGAGGACGACGACGGCGACGAGGACGCTTCGACGTCGTCGCATTACCGACAGCATCGATCGGTCGAACCAAATCGTTTCCGACGGTTATCGTGAATACGTCCGCCGTGTCGCGAACGCGACGGCGAGCAGTGCGAGTGCAA contains:
- a CDS encoding Hvo_1808 family surface protein, with the protein product MRRRRSVLVAVVVLVALSGCASPFAVSDGSLDTDRELGYVDEYGYDDTFGLDGSETLSEDELEAVTYRAMARIEVLRGHKFERAVDVEIVDRDEYRDRDVRPAQPATNELWRGAFVVDGETDVNEAYDELYGDSIRGYYQDGTVALVVDDPDDARIDRTTLVHELVHALQDQRLALSVEGETLDERRAETGLIEGEADYLPTLYDDRCETEWECLEDVEPDPDDPDERPFNAGLFLSMYAPYSEGPAFVQHLHESGGWDAVDAAYEERPASTSQLIRPETYPDDRPLEVGVPDRSTDGWEPLTDSNGDQKHTVGEATLFATLWANGVIERPLEDGADDDSQYNYSHPITNGWGGDTFVAYRNGDRHGHVWRLAWESADDAERFAQAYRELLAAHDAEPVDDDNDVYRIADGDPFAGAYEISLEGDEVLIVGGPTVESLDAIHDGEQASTATPSLESPAASTAVAIGVPTESATAPP